The nucleotide window CAACGTCAGCAGCGCCGACAAGACCCGCAAGCTGGTTGCCGACCTCAAAGCCGTGATCGGCGACAACGCGCTGATCGGCATCGACCAGGAAGGCGGCGCTGTGATGCGCACGCTGTTCCTGCCACAAGCACCGTCGGCCATGGCCCTGGGTGCCGTGGGAGACGAGCAGCTTGCCCACGATGTCGGGGCCGCCATCGCCCGTGGCTTGGCCTCGCTGGGCATCAACTGGAACTACGCCCCGGTGCTGGACCTCAACAACAACCCGCTGAACCCGGTCATCAGCGAGCGCAGCTTCGGCGCCGATCCGGTTGCCGCTGGCAAACTCGCAGCGGCCTGGACGGCCGGCCACCTGAGCGAAGGCGTGGCCACCTGCGTCAAGCACTTCCCCGGTCATGGCGACACCCATACCGACTCGCACTTGTCGCTGCCGGTCGTCGACAAGTCGCGCGCCGCCATCGAGCAATACGAACTCGCCCCGTTCAAGCAACTGATGCATGTGACGCCTGGCCTGATGAGCGCCCACATCATCTTCCCAGCCTTCGATGCCGAGCTGCCGGCCACGCTGTCGCCCGCCATCCTCACCGACCTGCTGCGCAAGGAGTGGGGCTACCAGGGCGTGACGATTACCGATGGCATGAACATGAAGGCCATCTGGGAGCGCTGGGGTCAGCCTCAGGGTAGTGTGCTGGCTCTCAAGGCCGGGGCGGATCTGTCACTGGTATTGCAGTACCGCGAGGAGATGATTGCCTCGCGTATCGCCTTGGAAGCCGCCGTGAATGACGGCGTGCTGGATACGGCCCGGCTGCAGGAAGCAGACGGCCGTGTCACTGCGATGGCAAAGCGCTACCCGCCAAGCCGCCGGGAGTACACCACCGAGCAGGAAGCGGCCGACCGTCAACTCTTTGCCACCGCATGGCAACGCGCCCTCACCCTGCTGGGTGAAGCGCGCCGCCCGGCCTTGGGCAGCAAGGTACGCCTGATCCTGCAATCGGACGCCCCCTCGGATGGCGTATCCGAGGCCGGACTCTCGGCGGCGGCCTTGATCGCCAAGCTCAAACCGCTCTATGCACTGGAGGTACTGACCTACGACAAGCGCAGCGATGTGGACTGGGCAGGCCAGGCGGCAGATCGCACCTTCAATATCGTGGCAGCGACCACACGTGAGCGTTATGGCGACGGAGAGCGCGCCACCTGGCGGCCCGACCTGCATCTGGCACTGTGGAACCCCTACGCGGCCAGCGATCTTCCCTGCCCGGCCTTGATCACCTACGGCTTTGCAGAGCCCGCACTCGACGCTGTTGTCTCCTGGCTCAAGGGCGAGGGCGAGGCATCCGGCAAGTTGCCGGCCCCTCTGGAAGCCTGAAACCCGCCAGCGCGCCGCACTGGCATCCGTTTATTCGGGATGGATGCCGGTGTTGGCTCAATGCGAACCATACCACCCAGGCTGTACTACTCTCGTCCGCGCGCGCTCGTACCACCCAGCTTCGAACTCGCCACATCACGGCAACAAAGCATTTAATAACAAATACTTAATTATAGGCTCACCATCCATCCCGTTGGCCTCAGACCATTTCCCCACCTGATTCCGGTACTTTCAGGCCACTGTCCCTGCGACTTTCCGTTGACAGCCATCTCATTGTGGCATTGAATAGGTATCAAATTGGATTTACCCGGGTTGGCAATGATTAGCGCGGCCTGCATATGATGTGCCGCAGCCACCCGCGCTGAATCCTCATCCCCCGATGGGGCAGCGCTCACCGACTTGGGCAGCAAGCAGGATCAATCCCGTGTTCATGTGCGCCAGACGCCATGATCACTGACTCACCGTCTCACTCCTCTCTGGCGCGGCAGGTTCGCGCAGCGAATCAAGCTGCTCGACCCCGCGCCTCTTTTTTGTCCACGCCCTAACCGACGTCCGCGCGGTACCCGGCAGGCAAGCGCCGGGTCCATGACTCGCGCAATCTGGGGGGCACAGGCGCCACCCCAGGGATCAGTACAGCTACACAACAAGCCCAAGTGGTCAGCCCCGCCCTGTCGCCAGGCTGCCCCTACTGGACTGGCATTCACCTGTCATACCACCACAATGCCGCAAGCGATGTATCAGGCAGCGATAAGACAGCTCTGTATCCAGTGCTGCCGAATTGGGTTTGCTGCCGCGCGGCGCAATTTTCGCACATCCATAAATCCATACAAATGTCTGATTTATATAGATAAATATAGACACCCTGCACGCCTACTCGCATCCTCCCGCCTTCGCTTGGTGACACACAAAAGCAACACTCAACAAAATCCCGCGCGTTAATGTTGACTGCAGGATCACAGTGGTATCGAATAGGTATCGTATTAGATTGGTATTACAAGGTTCTGCCTTACCGGTCTCAACACAATTGCCGATTCCCTTGGTGCCCTCGCATCAGGCGGTGTCGAAGCAGCCCAGTTTACAAGTGGCAAGTTGTATCTACGCAAATCAACAGGAGAGCGGCATGTTTGACAAGAAAGTCGTAAACAAGCAGTACCAGCCTGCACCGGTCGCACTGGCAGTGGCCGTGGCTTTGATGGGTATGTCTGCACCGGCACTGGCAGCGGCTGACACCGAAGCAGGTGAAGTGGTCAAGATCACCGGCATTCGTGGCGCACTGCAAAGCGCAGCCGTCATCAAGAAGAACGCCAGTGCCGTCGTGGATGCCGTGTCGGCAGAAGACATTGGCAAACTGCCTGATCTGGATGTGGGTGAGTCGCTTGGCCGCATCCCCGGTGTATCCGTTGGTCGCGCCTTCGGCCAAGGCTCGGCAGTGTCGATCCGCGGTTCGGATCCACAAATGACCTATACCACGCTGAACGGCCAAACCGTCGCCTCGACGGGCTGGTACGACCAGATGAACATTGACCGCTCGTTCAACTACTCCCTGCTGCCTTCCGAACTGATCGGCGGCATGGAAGTCTACAAGTCGCCGCAGGCCGACCTGACCGAAGGCGGTATCGGTGGCACGGTGATCGTGAAGACCCGCAAGCCGCTGGCCGGCGACAAGACCACGGTCTTCGGCAGCGTGCGCTACGGCGATGGCAGCATCAGTGACAGCGACAAGGAAGTCTCCGGTCTCTACAACTACAAGAACGATGCCAAGACCTTCGGCGTGCTGGTTGCCGGCTCGATCTCGGACGGCGATTACATCCGCCGCGGTATCGAAGCAGACAGCCGCTGGGCATCGGATGTGGCACCGACCGCCTTCGTGCAGGAACGCAAGCGCACTGCCTTCAATGCCGCCCTGCAAGTCAAGCCCGCCGCCGGTTGGGATCTGGGCCTCCAGTACCTGGGCCTGAAGCTCGAAGCTGACAACTCGAACAGCAGCGACTACATCTTCCATGATGCCAACTGCACTCAGCGCAACACGGCTGTGAAATCGGCTTTCAACCCGAATGGCGTTTGCCTGAAGAGCACCACGACGGCCACTACGCCGTTGGAAAACCAGTTTATCCAGAACTGGGCGCGCGCCGCCGAAATGACCTCGGACAGCCTGACCTTTGATGGTCACTACAAGGGCGATGGCGTGAAGGTCGACTTCGTGGTCGGCAACACCAAGGCAGAGGGTGGCACCAAGCTGACCCAGAACTATGCCTATGGCTTCTGGGGCAGCCCCACGAACAAGCTCGGCCGCTGGCAAGGCACCATCGACGCCACGGGCAAGCAGATCGTCCTGAGCCCGACCTCCAACCAGACTGTGACCGTCAGCAACCTGCCGCAGAACAGTGCGCCGGAAACCTGGGCCACCTCGCGCGCACCAAACAAGGACGAGGAAAAGTACGGTCAGGTGGATGTCACGCTGGATCTGGACTGGGGTGCCATCAACTCGTTCAAGGCCGGCCTGCGCAAGGCAGATCACACCTTCGAGAAGCGCTCATACCGTCCGGTCTGGAAGTCGACGATCGATCCGGTCGCTACGTCCCGCCTGTATAGCGGCCAGGTTGGCGTGGCCAGCTGGTCGATTCCGCGTCCGAACATCGGCGCCATGACGGCCAACACGCTCAAGAACATCACGGGCTGGATGGAAGATCGCTCGGCCTACGGCGAACTGAACGAGGACAATACCGCGCTGTACGGTATGTTCAGCTTCGAAGCCGAGAATGTGCGCGGTAACTTCGGTCTGCGTTACATCGCCACCGACGCGACCAGCACCAGCTATCTGTACGATGGCACCCCGGCCGGCGCCAACGACTTTGCCGGTAGCCAGGGCTTCAGCGCCACCAAAAAGGCGTCCACCAAGGCCAGCTACAACGATGTGCTGCCCAGCGTGAACCTCGCTTTCGACCTGAAGCGTGATCTGGTCCTGCGCGCCTCGGCATCGCAAGCCATTACCCGCCCCAACTTCGCCAATATGTTCGGCGTGACCGTGTCCGGTTACAACGATGACCGCGTCGGTAACGAAACCTGGACCACCGGCAACATCGCGCTGCAGCCGATGAAGTCGAGCCAGGCGGACATTGGTCTGGAGTACTACTACGGCAAGGGTAACCTCGTGTCGGCAACGTACTTCACCAAGGACGTGAGCAACTTCATCGTCTCGCAGACGCAAGCCAACCAGAAGGTCGGCCTGGTGGATCCGGGTTCTGGCGTGGACAACTGGACCGTACAGAGCTTCGCCAACGCCGGCGGTGGTCGTATCCGCGGTCTGGAACTTCAGGTCAACCACGGCTTCGACAATGGCTTTGGCGTGTCGGCCAACTACACCTTCACCGAAGGTACGGCACCGGCCACCAGCTATGCAGACAAGCTGGCCGTGTTCACGCAAGCCTCGAAGCACAATGCCAACCTGGTCGGCTACTACGAGAATCAGACCTACTCCGCTCGCCTCGCTTACAACTGGCGTTCGAAGTACATGATTCGCGAAGGCGCCTTCTGGTACGGTGATCGCATGCATGATGACTACGGCACGCTGGATGCCAGCTTCGGTTGGAATGTGACCAACAACCTGAAACTGTCGTTGGAAATCACCAACCTACTGGAAGAAGATGATGTCCAGTACGGTGCCGCAGCCGCATCCAACACGGCAATCAAGGATCCGCTGCGTGCCGGCTTCCCGGCCTGGTCCTTTGAGGGCGAGCGCACCATCAAGCTCGGTCTCAGCGCCAAGTTCTGATCTGGCGGCAACATGAAAGAAGCCCGGCCTAGGCCGGGCTTCTTTTTTTGGCACTGCGCCGCCACGCGCAGCAATACGCCAAGGCTCAGAAATCGTAGAAAGTATTGACGGTGAGCCGGCCTTCGCGCGGATGGGTCGCTATGCTGATCGCGGGATTGACGATGGCGCTGTGCAGCAGGCTGCCGCGGTAGATCACCAGGCGATTGTAGCGCGCAGGGATTTTGCCGATCCGGGTGAACTGCTCATCAGAATCGTCGAAGTACTGACGCGGCGGTCGGCGGGCGTTAATCTCCTCGTAGTACACGTCGAGATAGTGCTCCCGCGTGGATTCCGTGATCTGCTGCAGGCCGGTGGCGTTATGGCGATAGAAAGCCGTTCCGCCATGACGCTCGTCACACAGATAGAGCAGCACCGCCATATGGTTTGGCGTACTGGCATCGAAGTGGGGCGTACGCTGCAGGGGCCCGAGCTCCTCGGGCTGCAAGCTCGTCAGCGAAAAGGCACACACACTTTTACGTATCGGCAGTTCGGCCGGCACCCCAAAGTGGTGCTTAATCAAACCATCCAGAAACAATGTGATGTTGTAGGAATAATCCGCCGGCGCGATCGCCCTCACACCGGGATAGCCCTTGCGCTCTTCGTACCGGGGGTAGGGTGTGAACAGGCTGCTGGCCGCCACGCTCACCATGGCATCCGGGTCGTCGAGGAAGTTGTCGATGATCAGCGCGTGATGATCACCAATAGGCATGGTCTGGATGAGAGGCGACTGACGAACCGAGAATGCAGTACTCATGATGCTTCAATCAGGGAGATGGGCGCTGGCAAGCGGATGCACCACGCCGAGCCAGCACGGGCGCACAGGAGTCCCGATTGTAGCCGGCCTGCGCCCCGGCAACCACGACCAGACCCGCAACCGGCCAGGCAAATCCGGCCGGTTGCATCGTCTCACGCGGGGTCGCTCACTTCTTGAGCTTTGCAAACCTCGGCAAATCATCCACCGCCTTGTCCAGGCCATCGAGCCGCTCACCCATGGCACTGCCCAAGCGGTCAATCCGGTCATTGGCGCTAGGGTGGGTCTTGAACATCAGTGCCAGCGCACCGTCGGCCGGGCTCTCTGCCAGGGTCTGCAGCACGCCGACCAGGCCATAAGGGTTGTAGCCGCCGCGCGCGGCAATCACCACACCCATGCGATCCGCCTCGAACTCGTCTTCCTTATCAAGACCACGCAGATACAGCTCCTTGCCCCCATTGACGACCTTGGCCAGATTCTCGGCACGACGCTTGCCAGTGTTCTCCGCATACTGGTTGGCAATGTCGCCCAGCACGGCAGTCCCTAGGGACTTCTGGATCGCACTGAGGTGATGCTTGCGCAGCACATGGGCGATTTCATGTGCCAACACACCCGCCAGCTCGGATTCGCTGCGCAAACGCTGCAGCAGGCCCCGCGTGATAAGGATGTGGCCACCCGGCGTGGCAAAAGCGTTCACATTGGGATGATCAATCACGCCGAACTTCCAGGGTAGGCCGGGTCGCTCGCTCTGCTGTGCCAGCCACATGCCCACACGGTTGACGTACTGCTGCAACTCGGCGTCGTTGACCAAAGGCGATGCCCCAAGCAGGGTGGCCGCCAGATCGCCTCCCATCTGGACTTCTTCGGGCTCGCTGATTTCACGAACGGCATCGCCCGCCTTCTTGAGGGTCTCGACGCCCTTGATGAGCTTACCCAGATCGAACGCACTGGCAGGCAGCGCGGCGGCGACCATGACGGTCAGTAGCAGTTTGCGCATGCTGTTCTCCTTATTCCTTGCTGCTGTTGGGCTTGCCAAGGTATTCCAGCTTCTGCGACTGCAACTTGCCCGCACGCGCAAAGCGGCTGGCCTCGTCGGCAGAGACGGCATACCCATTCAGCTTGGCCAGCTGGTCCGGATTGGGCTGCGCATTGCGCAAATCCTCTTCCGACAGGCCCTTGACCCCCGTGGTGACCGTGGTGCCGGAGCTGCCGGTCTTGAACAACGAGACCGCCGAGAGCAAGCCCCCCGATCCACTACCCGACTTGGCGCCACCGGCCCCGACGCGCACATTGAGCATCTTGACCCAACCCGTCTTGCCCGCCACTTTCACTTGCATCCAGGCCCCCTGCCGCGACACCACTTCCAATGCTGTGCTGGCCTCCAGATCGGTGACCTTGGCAGCATCAATAAAGGGCTTCTGCTTGAGTTCGGCGGAACGGATCAACGTGCCGTTTTCCGCGGCATGCACACTCAGCGCCAAGAACGCGAGCAGACATAGATGGTGCTTCATGGTGTTTCTCCCTTGCTGGCCTTGGCAAGCGGCTCGAACAGCCGCACTTCCTGTTCACGTCCCTTGACGTGATGGGCGCCACAATCGCGATAGTCAAACTGATCACCCGCCGCAAGCCGGGTGGACTCTGCCACCAACACTCTCGCAACACCCTTGGTCTGGCCTTCGATGCGGCTGGCCAGGTTCACCGTATCGCCTATGGCAGTGTAGTCCAGCCGATCTTTGGAGCCGATAAAGCCGACGACCGCAGGTCCCGAGTTCAGGCCGATGCCGATCTCGAAGTCCTGGCCCAGATCACTCAGCTCCAACTTGAAGCGATCCAGTGCGGCCGACATTTCGATGGCAGCAGCCACCGCATGGCGGGCATGTTCCGGATCATTGGCCGGCGCACCCCAGAAAGCCATGATGGCATCGCCAATGAACTTATCGAGCGTGCCGCCGTGACGGAAGATGATCTCCACCTGTGTCGAAAAGTAACGGTTCAACAAATCGACTATGAATTCCGGACTGCGCGTTTCCGACAAGCTGGTAAAGCCCCGGATATCCGAGAACAGTACCGTGATCTCGCGGCTCTCGGCATTGATGCGGGTATCGATCTCGCCGCTGGCGACCAAGGCGCCCACCACACGCGGGTCCAGAAAACGCTGGAACATGCCCACGGTTTGTTCGCGCTGGCGACGCTCGCGCAAATAGGCCAGCAAAGCACATAGCCAGTAGTAGAGCCAGATCCACACCAGCGGTGCAAACACCGGCAGCCACCATCCCGCACCCAGCTGCGCCCAGAACACCAGCAGTGTCGCCGCATTCACCCCCAGCAAGCCGTAACCGATACGGGTGGGACTGATGCCGCGAGAGAATAACCAGGCCAGCAGGCACAGTGCCACGGCCACCAGTGGCAGCGCGGCGGGGCGAGGCACCTCACGCAGCCAGTCGCCTCCGCGCAGGTTGTCGATGGCCGTCGCCAGGATATCCACGGCCGGATAGTTACCCGCCAACGGCGTCGGGCG belongs to Chitinimonas sp. BJYL2 and includes:
- the nagZ gene encoding beta-N-acetylhexosaminidase, translating into MTLSLSQLAGRALMVDVPGDELTQDDKDFLRDNHIRSICLFRRNVSSADKTRKLVADLKAVIGDNALIGIDQEGGAVMRTLFLPQAPSAMALGAVGDEQLAHDVGAAIARGLASLGINWNYAPVLDLNNNPLNPVISERSFGADPVAAGKLAAAWTAGHLSEGVATCVKHFPGHGDTHTDSHLSLPVVDKSRAAIEQYELAPFKQLMHVTPGLMSAHIIFPAFDAELPATLSPAILTDLLRKEWGYQGVTITDGMNMKAIWERWGQPQGSVLALKAGADLSLVLQYREEMIASRIALEAAVNDGVLDTARLQEADGRVTAMAKRYPPSRREYTTEQEAADRQLFATAWQRALTLLGEARRPALGSKVRLILQSDAPSDGVSEAGLSAAALIAKLKPLYALEVLTYDKRSDVDWAGQAADRTFNIVAATTRERYGDGERATWRPDLHLALWNPYAASDLPCPALITYGFAEPALDAVVSWLKGEGEASGKLPAPLEA
- a CDS encoding TonB-dependent receptor, whose amino-acid sequence is MFDKKVVNKQYQPAPVALAVAVALMGMSAPALAAADTEAGEVVKITGIRGALQSAAVIKKNASAVVDAVSAEDIGKLPDLDVGESLGRIPGVSVGRAFGQGSAVSIRGSDPQMTYTTLNGQTVASTGWYDQMNIDRSFNYSLLPSELIGGMEVYKSPQADLTEGGIGGTVIVKTRKPLAGDKTTVFGSVRYGDGSISDSDKEVSGLYNYKNDAKTFGVLVAGSISDGDYIRRGIEADSRWASDVAPTAFVQERKRTAFNAALQVKPAAGWDLGLQYLGLKLEADNSNSSDYIFHDANCTQRNTAVKSAFNPNGVCLKSTTTATTPLENQFIQNWARAAEMTSDSLTFDGHYKGDGVKVDFVVGNTKAEGGTKLTQNYAYGFWGSPTNKLGRWQGTIDATGKQIVLSPTSNQTVTVSNLPQNSAPETWATSRAPNKDEEKYGQVDVTLDLDWGAINSFKAGLRKADHTFEKRSYRPVWKSTIDPVATSRLYSGQVGVASWSIPRPNIGAMTANTLKNITGWMEDRSAYGELNEDNTALYGMFSFEAENVRGNFGLRYIATDATSTSYLYDGTPAGANDFAGSQGFSATKKASTKASYNDVLPSVNLAFDLKRDLVLRASASQAITRPNFANMFGVTVSGYNDDRVGNETWTTGNIALQPMKSSQADIGLEYYYGKGNLVSATYFTKDVSNFIVSQTQANQKVGLVDPGSGVDNWTVQSFANAGGGRIRGLELQVNHGFDNGFGVSANYTFTEGTAPATSYADKLAVFTQASKHNANLVGYYENQTYSARLAYNWRSKYMIREGAFWYGDRMHDDYGTLDASFGWNVTNNLKLSLEITNLLEEDDVQYGAAAASNTAIKDPLRAGFPAWSFEGERTIKLGLSAKF
- a CDS encoding DUF6445 family protein — translated: MSTAFSVRQSPLIQTMPIGDHHALIIDNFLDDPDAMVSVAASSLFTPYPRYEERKGYPGVRAIAPADYSYNITLFLDGLIKHHFGVPAELPIRKSVCAFSLTSLQPEELGPLQRTPHFDASTPNHMAVLLYLCDERHGGTAFYRHNATGLQQITESTREHYLDVYYEEINARRPPRQYFDDSDEQFTRIGKIPARYNRLVIYRGSLLHSAIVNPAISIATHPREGRLTVNTFYDF
- a CDS encoding M48 family metalloprotease — encoded protein: MRKLLLTVMVAAALPASAFDLGKLIKGVETLKKAGDAVREISEPEEVQMGGDLAATLLGASPLVNDAELQQYVNRVGMWLAQQSERPGLPWKFGVIDHPNVNAFATPGGHILITRGLLQRLRSESELAGVLAHEIAHVLRKHHLSAIQKSLGTAVLGDIANQYAENTGKRRAENLAKVVNGGKELYLRGLDKEDEFEADRMGVVIAARGGYNPYGLVGVLQTLAESPADGALALMFKTHPSANDRIDRLGSAMGERLDGLDKAVDDLPRFAKLKK
- a CDS encoding CHASE2 domain-containing protein → MLTPTLRRLAKVGWWHWLAIFLFAVVLDYLVFNASLFIDQRGSDVLMRWHAASRPASSEVVVVDIDQRTLEEMAPVAGSWPWPRSVHAELLDYLNQQQPAAVAFDILFNEPDVYRPEHDKLFAETLAAHTNVYLSQTLNTRGEGAAVQAFPPSLGLRPTAAAKPDARLPLMVPVAVFQALPETQWGTVKAGLINFLEDEDHIGRRYHVTMLREGWQLDALPTRLARDLGWTVPEQTSIRLNWRQPPKHIAYADLYADAQREKPVRPANELRGKVVLIGTGAPGLTDLRPTPLAGNYPAVDILATAIDNLRGGDWLREVPRPAALPLVAVALCLLAWLFSRGISPTRIGYGLLGVNAATLLVFWAQLGAGWWLPVFAPLVWIWLYYWLCALLAYLRERRQREQTVGMFQRFLDPRVVGALVASGEIDTRINAESREITVLFSDIRGFTSLSETRSPEFIVDLLNRYFSTQVEIIFRHGGTLDKFIGDAIMAFWGAPANDPEHARHAVAAAIEMSAALDRFKLELSDLGQDFEIGIGLNSGPAVVGFIGSKDRLDYTAIGDTVNLASRIEGQTKGVARVLVAESTRLAAGDQFDYRDCGAHHVKGREQEVRLFEPLAKASKGETP